One window of Microbacterium sp. Root61 genomic DNA carries:
- a CDS encoding acetoacetate decarboxylase family protein has product MSTPQTEKKITGSKQTLQFIPDWAEFGEASLDELLVGAPRIEEFPTEGITFPNARFLQVIYEIDMFSSAGFLPPSLAPVRGSHFVMFRAHHLPETPWGPTTITEVGTLCRFGYRPRVFQLAAKVDNPAAVEPLRSGWGYPVSLADRVNLRRYHDGSHLTVTQDGVDILKIQTTRPILTAGGSLGINSSVHLADTVQGPRIVQVAEDFTFKASEVSTPQVKVFDSAAWGLSGLNANYPVSAVSAVADITLRPIQFVSDADKPALLNIRPVSEL; this is encoded by the coding sequence ATGTCCACCCCACAGACCGAGAAGAAGATCACCGGTTCGAAGCAGACACTGCAGTTCATTCCGGACTGGGCCGAGTTCGGCGAGGCATCGCTGGATGAGCTGCTGGTCGGGGCGCCCCGCATCGAGGAGTTCCCGACCGAGGGGATCACGTTCCCCAACGCCCGGTTCCTCCAGGTGATCTACGAGATCGACATGTTCTCCAGCGCGGGCTTCCTGCCGCCGTCGCTGGCGCCCGTGCGCGGATCGCACTTCGTCATGTTCCGCGCGCACCACCTGCCGGAGACGCCGTGGGGTCCCACCACGATCACCGAGGTCGGCACCCTGTGCCGCTTCGGCTACCGTCCCCGCGTCTTCCAGCTCGCGGCCAAGGTCGACAACCCTGCCGCCGTGGAACCGCTGCGCAGCGGATGGGGTTACCCGGTCTCACTCGCCGATCGCGTGAACCTCCGTCGATACCACGACGGGTCCCACCTGACGGTGACCCAGGACGGCGTGGACATCCTGAAGATCCAGACGACGAGGCCCATTCTGACGGCCGGCGGGTCGCTCGGCATCAACTCGAGCGTCCACCTCGCCGACACCGTCCAGGGGCCGCGCATCGTCCAGGTTGCCGAGGACTTCACGTTCAAGGCATCCGAGGTCTCGACGCCGCAGGTCAAGGTGTTCGACTCCGCTGCGTGGGGTCTGTCCGGACTGAACGCGAACTATCCGGTCTCGGCCGTGAGCGCCGTCGCGGACATCACGCTGCGCCCGATCCAGTTCGTCTCGGACGCGGACAAGCCCGCGCTCCTGAACATCCGCCCCGTCTCGGAGCTCTAG
- a CDS encoding enoyl-CoA hydratase/isomerase family protein, translating to MSTNSIIGEDGHRKAPTEPPEYPEFRAIEVAFEGRICTVTLGADPGRANPSDKMTPELTQFFKTVRYDPRVRAIVIQGRGNKFSSGGDVSGMREQATRMGNIRENPDWVARIPVDRSDELPMAIFSVDVPIVAAVTGHAIGAGLGLALYSDITVMDETAKIGDPHVRRGLMSPGAYMFPALVGLPRAKELILTGRLIKGVEAERIGLVNYALPLEEVIPKAREIAEDLATLPPLALRWTKRVFNNMAKEANARGSLTGAALEALTMISTDHADSVIAWLDKEPDPEYGGR from the coding sequence ATGTCCACGAACTCCATCATCGGCGAGGACGGGCACCGCAAGGCCCCGACCGAGCCCCCCGAGTACCCCGAGTTCCGGGCGATCGAGGTGGCGTTCGAAGGCCGGATCTGCACCGTCACTCTCGGTGCAGATCCTGGCCGGGCGAACCCGAGCGACAAGATGACGCCGGAGCTGACGCAGTTCTTCAAAACGGTCCGCTACGACCCGCGCGTGCGCGCCATCGTCATCCAGGGGCGGGGCAACAAGTTCTCCTCCGGCGGCGATGTCAGCGGCATGCGCGAGCAGGCCACGCGGATGGGCAACATCCGCGAGAACCCGGACTGGGTGGCGCGGATCCCCGTGGACCGCTCGGACGAGCTGCCCATGGCGATCTTCAGCGTCGACGTGCCGATCGTCGCGGCCGTCACCGGTCACGCGATCGGCGCGGGACTCGGCCTTGCGCTCTACTCGGACATCACAGTGATGGATGAGACGGCCAAGATCGGCGATCCCCACGTGCGTCGCGGTCTCATGTCGCCGGGCGCGTACATGTTCCCCGCGCTGGTCGGACTGCCGCGAGCCAAGGAGCTCATCCTGACCGGGCGACTCATCAAGGGCGTCGAGGCGGAGCGGATCGGTCTGGTCAACTACGCACTGCCGCTGGAAGAAGTCATCCCCAAGGCTCGCGAGATCGCCGAAGACCTCGCGACCCTGCCGCCCCTGGCCCTGCGTTGGACGAAGCGCGTCTTCAACAACATGGCCAAGGAGGCGAACGCCCGTGGATCCCTCACGGGAGCGGCGCTGGAGGCACTCACCATGATCTCCACCGATCACGCCGATTCGGTCATCGCCTGGCTCGACAAGGAGCCGGACCCTGAATATGGAGGACGCTGA